One genomic window of Hirundo rustica isolate bHirRus1 chromosome 13, bHirRus1.pri.v3, whole genome shotgun sequence includes the following:
- the LOC120758902 gene encoding CDC42 small effector protein 2-B-like, translating to MTEFLVCFNWCNGEQPPPKRRRRLDRNMIGEPMNFVHTAHVGAREMSSDYSSAMSIQDHMKSKGGYTNGTSAAVEI from the exons ATGACTGAGTTCCTGGTTTGTTTTAATTGGTGCAATGGTGAACAGCCCCCACCG aaGAGGCGTCGGAGACTGGACCGGAATATGATAGGAGAGCCAATGAACTTTGTACACACTGCACACGTCGGGGCCAGAGAGATGAGTAGTGACTATTCCTCA GCTATGTCAATTCAGGACCACATGAAGTCTAAAGGTGGCTACACAAATGGCACTTCTGCAGCTGTTGAAATATAG